From Ostrinia nubilalis chromosome 25, ilOstNubi1.1, whole genome shotgun sequence, a single genomic window includes:
- the LOC135084029 gene encoding uncharacterized protein LOC135084029: protein MDQQQKEGCPEKVKPKGCPSKAKPGCPQPIEVCKDEALWPPVGPPACQAKSTEGTSRCKDRVPSAGPCNEKPAAPPKKEKSCDQHRSDMSDIKKRFGIECDSTTTPPKQKTMIEAHSEAIATIKSAVEDFFGKVYQSTKDAVTIIRTESVRHLGRITAKKSVSSSDILPQKVHENKSSETITSFNYFRSTDNPDSKTQSTDSEEPDDTMDKAGQVIGKIFAKVDSTLSMLSDHIDLQKVKSLITFEDLSSRNPYDKTKSEEPAATTTSVPNSVFTAIKSRIVSMFSDGETAKENESQRSNVSGQSSLSSVINEEKRKKH, encoded by the coding sequence ATGGATCAGCAGCAAAAAGAAGGCTGCCCAGAAAAAGTGAAACCTAAAGGTTGTCCAAGTAAGGCTAAACCAGGGTGCCCTCAACCAATAGAAGTTTGCAAGGACGAGGCTTTGTGGCCACCGGTAGGACCTCCTGCTTGCCAAGCAAAATCTACGGAAGGTACATCGAGATGTAAAGACAGAGTGCCATCGGCCGGGCCTTGCAACGAAAAACCTGCTGCACCgccgaaaaaagaaaaaagctgTGACCAACACCGCAGTGATATGAGTGATATCAAGAAAAGATTTGGCATTGAATGTGACTCTACAACGACTCCACCAAAGCAAAAGACAATGATAGAAGCCCACAGCGAGGCGATTGCTACCATCAAATCGGCTGTTGAAGATTTCTTTGGCAAAGTATATCAATCAACTAAAGACGCTGTGACAATTATAAGAACTGAAAGTGTGAGGCATTTAGGGAGGATAACTGCGAAGAAATCTGTAAGCAGCTCTGATATTCTGCCACAAAAGGTGCACGAGAATAAAAGCTCAGAAACGATCACAAGCTTCAATTATTTTAGATCAACTGATAACCCCGACTCGAAGACTCAAAGCACGGATAGCGAGGAACCAGATGACACTATGGATAAAGCTGGACAAGTGATTGGAAAGATTTTTGCTAAAGTTGATTCGACCTTATCGATGCTAAGCGATCATATTGATTTGCAAAAGGTCAAGAGTTTGATCACTTTTGAGGACCTATCAAGCAGGAATCCTTACGATAAAACAAAGTCGGAAGAACCTGCTGCTACAACCACTAGTGTCCCAAATAGTGTGTTCACAGCGATCAAGTCTAGAATAGTTTCGATGTTTAGCGACGGAGAGACCGCAAAAGAAAATGAATCGCAAAGATCTAACGTATCGGGACAATCTTCGCTTTCCAGCGTCATTAACGAagagaaaagaaagaaacacTAA
- the LOC135084057 gene encoding uncharacterized protein LOC135084057, producing MYPQKVDVKSCGKVEPPHPCDPPPPCDPLKEPEGDCFPPFLCRERLKNPESPDSITRCRNAPSIGVRSCEKPPPPHPCDNPLPCSTFKNKKQQCDEPPLCVERIKNPKERKTRWVVCTNSKGEVEEREVYKDD from the exons ATGTATCCTCAAAAAGTCGACGTAAAGAGTTGCGGCAAAGTCGAGCCCCCCCACCCGTGTGATCCTCCCCCACCATGCGACCCCCTTAAAGAGCCAGAGGGCGACTGCTTCCCTCCCTTTCTGTGTCGGGAGAGGTTGAAGAATCCTGAGAGCCCTGACTCCATAA CCAGGTGTCGAAATGCCCCATCAATCGGAGTTAGGTCATGCGAGAAGCCCCCTCCCCCTCACCCCTGCGACAATCCTCTCCCATGCAGTACCTTCAAGAATAAAAAGCAACAATGTGACGAACCACCCCTCTGCGTAGAAAGAATCAAGAATCCCAAGGAACGGAAGACCCGATGGGTTGTTTGCACGAATTCGAAGGGAGAAGTCGAAGAAAGAGAAGTTTACAAGGATGATTAA
- the LOC135084312 gene encoding uncharacterized protein LOC135084312 translates to MNQKKCHVEPNPPVPPPDPCTLQKIKQKEAAGITICPKDPIPEPEPAPPCLAVCIERVKNPPIPPTPPFPIVCPVERDPTGTARCDAIYNADAEQPDLPWPGCPPQPPLPPPPEIDPCELQRRKEKKAECKERMKRYLE, encoded by the exons ATGAACCAGAAAAAGTGCCACGTAGAGCCGAATCCTCCCGTACCGCCACCAGACCCATGCACGCTACAGAAGATCAAACAGAAGGAGGCAGCTGGAATAACGATATGTCCTAAAGACCCTATACCTGAACCTGAACCAGCACCTCCCTGCTTGGCAGTCTGTATTGAAAGGGTGAAGAATCCACCGATCCCCCCTACTCCTCCTTTTCCGATAGTTTGCCCTGTTGAGAGAGACCCTACTGGCACTGCAAG GTGTGACGCTATATACAACGCCGACGCTGAGCAGCCTGACCTTCCGTGGCCTGGTTGTCCACCACAGCCCCCTCTACCCCCACCACCAGAGATAGACCCTTGTGAACTACAGAGAAGAAAAGAGAAGAAAGCCGAATGTAAAGAAAGAATGAAACGATACCTCGAATAG